The Mesorhizobium koreense genome includes a window with the following:
- a CDS encoding DMT family transporter — translation MSGGRTLALTAAALAGLQVGAATFVTHFVITEAGPGSLALFRYLIALFIILPIAARRLPAMRRADIVPVGLLGIGQFGLLILFLNISIQKLDPGRTTLIFATFPILTMIFAVAIGRERFTWRGSAGIVMTVVGVALSVGTLLDFHNGNASQWVGAGAALLSAIIGAVCSVGYRPYLQRNPTVAVSFTAMTAAVVFLLIPSFFEGLFSGWSGFSTAGWAAIAFIGASSGVGYILWLHALSALPASNVAAFLGLSPMLAVGLSALFLDAPYTAADAVGLFLVLAGLAVALWRSNTG, via the coding sequence TTGAGCGGGGGACGTACCCTGGCGCTCACGGCAGCCGCGCTTGCCGGGCTGCAGGTCGGTGCTGCAACTTTCGTCACCCATTTCGTCATCACCGAGGCGGGGCCAGGTTCGCTGGCGCTGTTCCGCTACCTGATCGCGCTCTTCATCATTCTACCGATTGCCGCGCGACGGCTACCGGCGATGCGACGCGCCGACATTGTCCCGGTCGGGTTGCTCGGCATCGGCCAGTTCGGCCTGCTCATCCTTTTTCTGAATATCTCTATCCAGAAACTTGACCCCGGGCGGACAACGCTCATTTTCGCCACTTTCCCGATTCTCACCATGATCTTTGCCGTCGCCATCGGCCGCGAGCGGTTTACATGGCGCGGCTCGGCCGGCATTGTCATGACGGTTGTGGGTGTGGCGCTTTCGGTTGGGACCCTCTTGGATTTCCACAACGGGAATGCAAGCCAATGGGTCGGCGCTGGTGCCGCCTTGCTGAGCGCGATCATCGGCGCGGTCTGCTCGGTGGGCTATCGCCCGTATCTTCAGCGTAATCCGACGGTGGCGGTAAGTTTTACGGCCATGACCGCCGCGGTCGTCTTTCTTCTCATCCCCTCGTTCTTCGAGGGCCTGTTCTCCGGCTGGTCCGGGTTCAGCACGGCGGGCTGGGCCGCCATCGCCTTTATCGGCGCCTCCAGCGGCGTCGGCTACATATTATGGCTGCATGCTCTGTCGGCGTTGCCGGCATCGAATGTCGCCGCTTTCCTGGGCTTGAGCCCGATGCTCGCCGTCGGGCTCAGCGCACTATTCCTCGACGCACCCTATACGGCTGCGGATGCAGTCGGATTATTCCTGGTACTTGCCGGCCTCGCCGTTGCGCTCTGGCGAAGCAATACCGGCTGA